The following proteins are encoded in a genomic region of Sorangiineae bacterium MSr12523:
- a CDS encoding serine hydroxymethyltransferase, translating to MNREHKDEALAQVDPEIFRLIEAENRREDESLRLIASENYASRAVQEATGSCLTNKYSEGYAKKRYYEGQQVIDEVEELAISRLKQLFGQTAAGSVDDIHVNVQPYSGSPANLAVYLAFCNAGDTIMGLGLPAGGHLTHGHNVSITGKYFKSVPYGVRQDNHLIDMDEVRKLAKEHRPKLLWAGTTAYPRILDFKAFREIADEVGAIFAADIAHIAGLVAAGVHPSPIGIADVVTSTSHKSFRGPRGAMIFCKKEHASKIDRAVFPGLQGGPHNHTTAAIAVAAQEALQPSFKEYARAIVDNAKALAEAMTARGFSLVTGGTDNHLLLVDLTNKTIPGKVASKALDRANIVLNYNSVPFDPRKPFDPSGIRIGTPSVTSRKMGKDVMVQLAEWIDRVVSAPEDESVISKVAAEVRAVCAKYPAPGLRV from the coding sequence ATGAACCGAGAGCACAAAGACGAAGCCTTGGCCCAGGTCGATCCCGAGATCTTTCGTCTCATCGAAGCGGAGAATCGCCGCGAAGACGAGTCGTTACGCCTCATCGCGAGCGAGAATTACGCGTCGCGTGCCGTGCAGGAGGCGACGGGCTCGTGTCTCACGAACAAGTACTCCGAGGGATACGCCAAAAAGCGTTACTACGAAGGCCAGCAAGTCATCGACGAAGTCGAAGAACTGGCCATCTCGCGCTTGAAGCAGCTCTTCGGCCAGACGGCGGCTGGCTCCGTCGACGACATCCACGTCAACGTGCAGCCCTATTCGGGAAGCCCGGCGAACCTCGCCGTGTACCTCGCTTTTTGCAACGCGGGCGACACCATCATGGGGCTCGGTTTGCCCGCCGGCGGCCACCTCACGCACGGCCACAACGTTTCCATCACCGGCAAATACTTCAAGAGCGTGCCCTACGGCGTGCGCCAGGACAACCACCTCATCGACATGGACGAGGTGCGCAAGCTCGCCAAGGAGCACCGTCCGAAGCTGCTCTGGGCCGGCACCACGGCCTACCCGCGCATCCTCGACTTCAAGGCCTTCCGTGAGATTGCGGACGAAGTGGGCGCCATCTTCGCCGCGGACATCGCGCACATCGCAGGGCTCGTGGCCGCGGGCGTGCACCCCTCCCCGATCGGCATTGCAGACGTGGTGACGTCCACGTCGCACAAGAGCTTCCGCGGTCCGCGCGGGGCGATGATCTTCTGCAAGAAGGAGCACGCCTCCAAGATCGACCGCGCGGTGTTTCCGGGATTGCAGGGCGGACCGCACAACCATACGACGGCCGCGATCGCCGTGGCAGCGCAAGAGGCGCTCCAGCCTTCGTTCAAGGAATACGCCCGCGCCATCGTCGACAACGCGAAGGCACTGGCCGAGGCGATGACCGCACGCGGATTCTCGTTGGTGACCGGCGGAACCGACAATCATCTTTTGCTGGTCGATCTCACCAACAAAACGATTCCCGGCAAGGTCGCATCCAAAGCATTGGATCGTGCGAACATCGTTTTGAATTACAACTCGGTTCCGTTCGATCCGCGCAAGCCGTTCGACCCCTCGGGAATTCGAATTGGCACGCCGTCTGTCACGTCGCGCAAGATGGGTAAAGACGTCATGGTGCAGCTCGCAGAGTGGATCGATCGCGTGGTGAGCGCACCGGAGGACGAGTCCGTGATCTCCAAAGTTGCTGCCGAGGTGCGCGCTGTGTGCGCCAAGTACCCGGCGCCCGGATTGCGAGTGTAA
- a CDS encoding protein kinase yields the protein MNAGGSDPFGLLGQVLDGQFRIDDVAGEGGSSIVYRGEHVGFDSKVAIKCLKLQAQLESSRVEAFMRRFRDEGRAAYKLAQGHFHIARCIAIGTTLAPKTGSLVPYTVLEWLEGKTLARQFEERRLAGGQGRPLVDLMPLLDTAVDAVAYAHTQGVVHRDLHPGSIFLAETLEGVRAKVLDFGLAKVASEQALGFTEGTPTNGASFRVFSPAYATPEQLDASIGAVGPATDVYALAMVLLEAMRDQPPFLGLSLAQLRDRILDPRTRPTPRNFGVMVSDDVQDVFARALAREPGERFLDAADFWSALKSAVHAAHAGGSDAAMADATQRMDALPDSDSLLSLVGYHDGPTLNDLPAAPRAAGAPPVIDEETTIDDGLPVVLPLPTLASSAQPPAPEISGVQSSSRAESATADVTGPRAKTPSADFTGPHRAMSADATAPRKALPAQNRTGADEPTRGPVVLGVLLGGGAALVALAVLASVYLQRIQRADDVAIAANPSPPSSAPTVAAAPATTGVAPVSESGGAPASPNASASARPKGRTPAPKGAAGPTPKPTAEEPTEIPPPADPTAFNRTAAEAALRVLDGILASCRRPDGKGGEGSARVTFANDGTVSAVKITGPLADGPEGECVALRYRNAKIPAFEGPPSFVEHAFRLPK from the coding sequence ATGAACGCGGGCGGGAGTGATCCGTTCGGGCTCTTGGGCCAGGTGCTCGACGGGCAATTTCGGATCGACGACGTTGCGGGCGAGGGGGGCTCGAGCATCGTCTACCGCGGGGAGCACGTCGGCTTCGATTCCAAGGTGGCCATCAAGTGCTTGAAGCTGCAAGCGCAGCTCGAGTCCTCGCGGGTCGAGGCGTTCATGCGCCGCTTCCGCGACGAAGGCCGCGCGGCGTACAAGCTCGCGCAAGGGCACTTCCACATCGCGCGCTGCATCGCCATCGGCACGACGTTGGCGCCCAAAACGGGCTCGCTCGTGCCGTACACCGTGCTCGAGTGGCTCGAAGGAAAAACGCTGGCGCGGCAGTTCGAGGAGCGCCGCCTGGCGGGCGGGCAGGGCCGTCCGTTGGTCGATCTGATGCCCCTGCTCGATACCGCGGTGGATGCCGTTGCCTACGCGCACACGCAGGGCGTGGTGCATCGCGATCTGCACCCGGGCAGCATCTTTTTGGCCGAGACCCTGGAAGGGGTGAGGGCCAAGGTGCTCGACTTCGGCTTGGCCAAGGTGGCGAGTGAGCAGGCCCTGGGGTTTACCGAAGGAACTCCGACGAACGGCGCATCGTTCCGCGTCTTCTCGCCGGCCTACGCCACGCCCGAGCAGCTCGATGCGTCGATCGGGGCCGTGGGCCCTGCGACCGACGTGTACGCGCTCGCGATGGTGCTGCTCGAGGCGATGCGCGATCAGCCGCCGTTCCTCGGGTTGTCGCTGGCCCAGTTGCGCGACCGCATTTTGGATCCGCGCACGCGACCCACGCCGAGGAACTTTGGCGTCATGGTTTCGGACGACGTGCAGGACGTGTTCGCTCGGGCGCTGGCACGCGAGCCGGGCGAACGCTTTCTCGATGCGGCCGATTTCTGGTCGGCGCTCAAGTCCGCCGTTCATGCCGCTCACGCGGGCGGGTCGGATGCGGCCATGGCCGATGCCACGCAGCGGATGGACGCGCTGCCGGACAGCGATTCGTTGCTCTCGCTCGTGGGCTACCACGATGGGCCCACCTTGAACGATCTGCCTGCGGCGCCGAGGGCCGCGGGGGCTCCCCCGGTGATCGACGAGGAGACGACCATCGACGATGGGCTTCCCGTCGTGCTTCCGCTTCCCACGCTTGCCAGCTCCGCGCAGCCGCCCGCACCGGAGATCAGCGGCGTGCAGTCGTCTTCCCGTGCGGAGTCCGCGACGGCCGACGTCACGGGCCCGCGAGCCAAGACGCCGTCGGCGGATTTCACGGGGCCTCATCGCGCGATGTCGGCAGACGCCACGGCACCGCGAAAGGCTTTGCCAGCCCAGAACAGGACGGGCGCCGACGAGCCGACGCGAGGCCCGGTCGTGCTCGGGGTGCTGCTCGGCGGTGGCGCGGCACTGGTTGCACTGGCCGTGCTGGCCTCGGTCTACCTACAGCGGATCCAGCGCGCCGATGATGTTGCCATAGCAGCGAACCCGAGCCCTCCCAGCTCGGCGCCAACGGTGGCCGCCGCACCCGCAACGACCGGCGTCGCCCCGGTGAGTGAATCGGGTGGAGCGCCGGCGTCGCCCAACGCGAGTGCCAGCGCGCGCCCGAAAGGGCGCACACCTGCTCCCAAAGGTGCTGCGGGACCGACCCCAAAGCCCACTGCCGAAGAGCCCACGGAAATCCCGCCGCCCGCCGATCCCACCGCCTTCAACCGCACCGCAGCCGAGGCAGCGCTTCGCGTGCTCGATGGCATCCTCGCGAGCTGCAGGCGTCCCGATGGCAAGGGCGGAGAGGGCAGTGCGCGGGTGACCTTCGCGAACGATGGGACGGTTTCGGCCGTCAAGATCACCGGCCCCTTGGCGGATGGGCCCGAGGGCGAATGTGTCGCGCTGCGCTATCGCAACGCAAAGATTCCGGCCTTCGAAGGGCCGCCCTCCTTCGTGGAGCATGCCTTTCGACTGCCGAAATGA
- a CDS encoding protein kinase, translating to MQRDPFRFNGTVIDGQFRIDQWIGEGGFSNVYKGFHLGLNEPIAVKCLKPIADSPEVVQDFVNRFRDESRIAYRLSQGNLDIVRCIASGTTLAPVGVRVPYMVLEWLEGESLAIHFRGRRDAKMKGRSLKETFDLFTPAGEALVFAHSHGIVHRDIKPGNLFLTKSRQGGVRLKVLDFGMAKVMSDGSSESTGFSRLAMSMQNIAIFSPPYAAPEQFDPTMGPISAKVDVYSFALVFLEAMLDRRVRTGETDAECLIQACKPAQPITPRGLGLTVPDAIERLFTQACATNPRERPQSMEEFWGKLRNAMQADSKKQNEANDDPQDWGDVADSIPPDADGPATIVADSEGLFEYEPPSAPPLPPIPGPAPLPHPSHHAHPQPHHAHASPHAPPHIGDDESTRTIDVNQLPSPPGQPPQQPIPPEVKDFLQRTGLAASARMPSPSAPSPQAAAASGPAHPSKPFARPSQPGARPSQPGGFHLPRPSIPRPEGSAGRLPAPLPAAGTPAEGVAARNDSANGRAGAPRPPTGTTAMPIQAPRLPSLSGGDETGPSSSDMPTTVGQLNDMPIQGPPPGGARFDLASAETQFAPDAPSPFGAPPQQPPFFASQPQQPPPGGPKGKTLALSATPFAQQFSNTPPVDPDAEAPTQAQYAPQLQDAMTYQPPPPFAQPQQPAYAPPGGAAPSPFGASGGTSAMPQFSPPDAAPSPFGNYGSPAGQAPFGAPGGGGQYGPPPGAHPGGHAGTQAIPQQGMMQQPGMAGAPPWQPQQGAPQGYAAQQGFAPPAPVPGAAPYAAQPQKPKLILIGLIAALAVILLIGAGYAAYSLLSGSSSAESSAAPSASAAPQAPAPSAPAPEVAQQPTPTGAAVAPQPPPEQPAPPPQQPVAAAQPAQPSQPAQQPAAEAPHRSSGSSERGSSSSSGSSGSSSGSTSSGKSTGSSSGSGPTPIARPGSPSAAPSEPGKFSPEAARASLKTMEGVLASCKKPDGPTGPGRARVTFIGDGSVMSSVIVGPPYEGTPVGDCVATRFKFAKVPKFEGNPGVVDYNFTINK from the coding sequence ATGCAAAGAGATCCGTTTCGCTTCAACGGCACTGTGATCGACGGCCAGTTTCGTATCGATCAGTGGATTGGCGAAGGTGGTTTCAGCAACGTCTACAAGGGTTTCCATCTCGGCCTCAACGAGCCCATCGCCGTCAAATGCCTGAAGCCGATCGCGGACTCGCCCGAGGTCGTTCAGGATTTCGTCAATCGTTTCCGTGACGAAAGCCGCATCGCGTACCGACTCTCCCAGGGAAACCTCGACATCGTGCGTTGCATCGCCAGCGGCACCACGCTCGCGCCCGTTGGGGTGCGCGTGCCGTACATGGTCCTCGAATGGCTCGAGGGCGAGTCACTCGCCATCCACTTCCGCGGCCGACGCGATGCGAAGATGAAGGGCCGCTCCTTGAAGGAGACGTTCGACCTGTTCACGCCGGCGGGGGAAGCGCTCGTCTTTGCGCACTCGCACGGCATCGTGCACCGCGACATCAAACCGGGAAATCTGTTCCTGACGAAGTCGCGCCAGGGCGGTGTCCGTCTCAAGGTGCTCGATTTCGGCATGGCCAAGGTGATGAGCGATGGCTCGTCGGAGTCGACCGGCTTTTCGCGCCTCGCCATGAGCATGCAGAACATTGCGATCTTCTCGCCGCCCTACGCCGCGCCGGAGCAGTTCGATCCGACGATGGGGCCCATCAGCGCCAAGGTCGACGTGTACTCGTTCGCGTTGGTCTTTCTCGAGGCGATGCTCGATCGACGTGTGCGCACCGGTGAGACGGATGCGGAATGCTTGATCCAAGCGTGCAAGCCGGCGCAGCCCATCACGCCACGCGGATTGGGGCTTACAGTGCCCGACGCCATCGAGCGCCTATTCACCCAAGCGTGTGCGACAAATCCGCGTGAACGACCTCAGAGTATGGAAGAATTCTGGGGCAAGTTGAGAAATGCAATGCAGGCTGACTCGAAAAAACAAAACGAAGCCAACGACGACCCGCAGGATTGGGGTGACGTCGCCGATAGCATTCCTCCCGACGCCGACGGTCCGGCGACCATCGTGGCGGATTCCGAAGGGTTGTTCGAGTACGAGCCGCCCTCGGCGCCTCCGCTGCCGCCCATTCCTGGGCCCGCGCCGCTTCCGCACCCGTCCCATCATGCGCATCCGCAGCCACACCATGCGCATGCCTCGCCGCATGCGCCGCCGCACATTGGTGACGACGAGTCGACGCGCACCATCGACGTGAACCAGCTTCCGTCGCCGCCCGGCCAGCCTCCGCAGCAGCCCATTCCGCCGGAGGTGAAGGACTTTCTCCAGCGCACGGGCCTCGCCGCGAGCGCGCGCATGCCCTCGCCCAGCGCTCCATCGCCGCAGGCCGCCGCGGCTTCGGGTCCCGCGCATCCGTCCAAGCCGTTCGCGCGGCCGTCCCAACCCGGGGCGCGTCCGTCGCAACCCGGCGGATTCCATCTTCCGCGGCCGTCCATTCCGCGGCCGGAAGGGTCGGCGGGGCGTCTGCCCGCGCCGCTGCCCGCCGCAGGGACGCCGGCGGAGGGCGTGGCTGCACGCAACGACAGCGCCAACGGGCGCGCGGGTGCGCCGCGGCCGCCCACGGGCACGACCGCCATGCCGATTCAGGCTCCGCGTCTGCCGTCGCTGTCGGGCGGCGATGAGACGGGGCCGTCCTCGAGCGACATGCCCACGACCGTGGGGCAGTTGAACGACATGCCGATTCAAGGCCCGCCGCCCGGCGGCGCGCGCTTCGATCTGGCGAGCGCCGAGACGCAATTCGCGCCCGATGCTCCGTCGCCGTTCGGTGCACCGCCGCAGCAGCCGCCGTTCTTCGCGTCGCAGCCGCAGCAGCCTCCCCCCGGTGGGCCCAAGGGAAAGACGCTTGCACTTTCGGCGACGCCGTTTGCGCAGCAGTTCTCCAACACGCCGCCGGTGGATCCCGACGCCGAAGCGCCCACGCAGGCGCAGTACGCACCGCAGCTGCAAGATGCGATGACGTACCAACCGCCGCCGCCGTTCGCGCAGCCGCAGCAGCCTGCCTATGCGCCGCCCGGTGGTGCCGCCCCCTCGCCGTTCGGTGCGAGCGGGGGCACATCGGCCATGCCGCAATTCAGCCCGCCGGATGCGGCACCGTCGCCCTTTGGCAATTATGGATCGCCGGCAGGGCAGGCCCCATTCGGTGCGCCCGGTGGGGGCGGTCAATACGGTCCGCCGCCAGGTGCGCATCCTGGCGGTCATGCGGGTACTCAGGCCATCCCGCAACAGGGCATGATGCAGCAGCCCGGGATGGCGGGAGCGCCCCCGTGGCAACCGCAGCAGGGGGCACCGCAAGGTTATGCCGCGCAGCAAGGCTTTGCGCCGCCGGCGCCCGTTCCCGGTGCGGCGCCGTATGCGGCGCAGCCCCAAAAGCCGAAGTTGATCCTCATCGGCTTGATCGCCGCCCTCGCGGTCATTCTGTTGATCGGCGCAGGGTATGCGGCCTACTCGCTTTTGAGCGGGTCCTCGTCCGCCGAGTCCAGCGCGGCGCCATCTGCAAGCGCGGCCCCGCAAGCGCCCGCGCCATCTGCGCCGGCGCCCGAGGTCGCGCAGCAGCCAACGCCGACGGGCGCCGCGGTCGCACCGCAGCCTCCGCCCGAGCAGCCCGCACCGCCGCCGCAGCAGCCCGTGGCCGCGGCGCAACCGGCGCAGCCATCACAGCCAGCGCAGCAGCCCGCCGCCGAGGCTCCGCATCGCAGCAGCGGTTCCAGCGAGCGCGGTTCGTCGTCCTCCTCGGGAAGTTCGGGAAGCAGCTCGGGCTCGACGTCGTCGGGCAAGTCGACGGGCTCCAGCTCGGGCAGCGGCCCGACGCCCATCGCCCGTCCCGGTTCTCCGAGCGCTGCGCCGTCCGAGCCGGGCAAGTTCAGCCCCGAGGCGGCGCGCGCCTCGCTCAAGACGATGGAAGGCGTGCTCGCCAGCTGCAAGAAACCCGACGGCCCCACCGGCCCGGGCCGCGCACGCGTCACGTTCATCGGCGATGGCTCGGTCATGAGCTCCGTCATCGTCGGGCCTCCGTACGAAGGCACGCCCGTGGGCGACTGCGTGGCAACACGCTTCAAATTCGCCAAGGTGCCCAAGTTCGAGGGCAACCCCGGCGTCGTCGACTACAACTTCACCATCAATAAATAG
- the hemL gene encoding glutamate-1-semialdehyde 2,1-aminomutase, which produces MTDPISRKLFQRAQELIPGGVNSPVRAFRSVGGEPVFISRAEGAYLFGADGAKYTDYVGSWGPMILGHAHPDVIKAVTSAAANGTSYGAPTELEVRFAEKVVELYPSIEMMRAVSSGTEATMAAIRAARGATGRDVVVKFEGCYHGHADFLLVKAGSGAATLGVPDSAGVPASAAGNTTTIAYNDIPALRELFSARGHRIAAVIVEPVVGNMGCVPPVPGFLEEIISLCQKHGAISIFDEVMTGCRVARGGMQERSGLKPDMTCLGKIIGGGMPLAAYGGKRAIMQNVAPLGPVYQAGTLSGNPVAVSAGLATLERLDAALYEKLERLSARLEQGLRTALERTKTPGCVQRVGAMLTMFFNEGPVRSWSDAQKSDTARFGRWHRGMIARGQYFPPSQYEAAFMSAAHTEADIDTTVSAAEEALREASA; this is translated from the coding sequence GTGACCGACCCCATCTCGCGCAAGTTGTTTCAACGGGCCCAGGAACTCATCCCCGGTGGCGTCAACAGCCCCGTTCGCGCCTTTCGCTCCGTCGGGGGCGAACCCGTGTTCATCTCGCGCGCGGAGGGCGCGTACCTGTTTGGCGCCGATGGGGCGAAGTACACGGACTACGTCGGCTCATGGGGGCCGATGATCCTGGGCCACGCGCACCCCGACGTCATCAAGGCGGTGACGTCGGCCGCCGCCAACGGCACGAGCTACGGAGCCCCGACGGAGCTCGAGGTGCGCTTCGCCGAAAAGGTCGTCGAGCTTTATCCGTCGATCGAGATGATGCGCGCGGTGTCGAGCGGCACCGAGGCCACCATGGCGGCCATCCGCGCGGCCCGCGGTGCCACGGGGCGCGACGTCGTCGTGAAGTTCGAAGGCTGTTACCACGGCCATGCGGACTTTCTCCTCGTCAAAGCCGGCTCCGGCGCGGCCACCTTGGGCGTCCCCGATTCCGCGGGCGTTCCGGCGTCTGCCGCCGGCAACACGACGACCATCGCGTACAACGACATTCCGGCGTTGCGCGAGCTCTTCTCGGCGCGCGGGCATCGCATCGCCGCGGTCATCGTGGAGCCCGTGGTGGGAAACATGGGCTGTGTGCCGCCGGTGCCCGGTTTCTTGGAGGAGATCATCTCGCTTTGCCAGAAACACGGCGCCATCTCGATTTTCGACGAGGTGATGACCGGTTGCCGCGTCGCACGCGGCGGCATGCAAGAGCGCTCGGGCCTCAAGCCGGACATGACGTGCCTCGGCAAAATCATCGGCGGCGGCATGCCGCTCGCGGCCTACGGTGGCAAGCGCGCCATCATGCAGAACGTGGCACCGCTCGGACCCGTTTACCAAGCGGGTACGTTGAGCGGCAATCCCGTGGCGGTCAGCGCGGGCCTGGCCACGTTGGAGCGCCTCGATGCAGCGCTCTATGAAAAGCTGGAGCGGCTTTCCGCGCGTCTCGAGCAGGGACTGCGCACGGCCCTCGAGCGCACCAAGACGCCGGGCTGCGTCCAACGCGTAGGCGCCATGCTCACGATGTTCTTCAACGAAGGACCCGTGCGCTCGTGGAGCGATGCCCAGAAGAGCGACACGGCGCGGTTCGGTCGCTGGCACCGCGGCATGATCGCGCGGGGTCAGTACTTCCCGCCGTCGCAGTACGAGGCTGCCTTCATGAGCGCCGCGCACACCGAGGCGGACATCGACACGACGGTAAGCGCGGCCGAGGAGGCACTGCGGGAGGCGAGTGCCTGA
- a CDS encoding formamidopyrimidine-DNA glycosylase has product MPELPDVTLYVEAIAARVVGQPLQKIRLASPFVLRTVAPPPARFEGHPVADVRRVGKRIVLGLRDGATRLFVVIHLMIAGRFRFLPPGGKIPGKVGLAAFDFPSGTLVLTEVSKKKRASIHLVEGEAALRALDPGGLEVLTADLAAFRQALTRENHTLKRSLTDPHLFSGIGNAYSDEILHRAGMSPVRLTSHLTDEEIARLFEATTATLIDWTNRLRDEAAGNFPEKVTAFRPEMAVHGRYGQPCPVCGGRVQRIVYAENETNYCPRCQTGGKMLMDRSLSRLLKDDWPKTIDELEQRRAEVATSAPTAAETTGGGPDAKPKRRASSRRR; this is encoded by the coding sequence GTGCCTGAACTCCCCGACGTCACGTTGTACGTCGAGGCGATCGCGGCCCGTGTCGTAGGGCAGCCGCTTCAAAAGATCCGTCTGGCCAGCCCCTTCGTTCTGCGCACCGTCGCCCCGCCGCCGGCGCGCTTCGAGGGGCATCCCGTCGCCGACGTCCGCCGCGTGGGAAAGCGCATCGTGCTCGGCCTGCGCGACGGCGCCACGCGGCTCTTCGTCGTCATTCACTTGATGATCGCGGGCCGGTTTCGCTTCTTGCCACCTGGAGGCAAGATCCCCGGCAAGGTCGGGCTCGCGGCCTTCGATTTTCCGAGCGGCACCTTGGTGCTCACCGAGGTCTCCAAGAAGAAGCGTGCGTCCATTCACCTCGTCGAGGGCGAGGCCGCCCTGCGCGCGCTCGATCCGGGCGGTCTCGAGGTGCTCACCGCCGATCTCGCGGCCTTCCGCCAGGCCCTCACCCGCGAGAATCATACGCTCAAGCGCTCGCTGACCGATCCGCATCTGTTCAGCGGCATCGGCAACGCGTACTCCGACGAGATCCTTCACCGCGCAGGGATGTCGCCGGTGCGACTCACCTCGCACCTCACCGACGAGGAAATCGCGCGCCTGTTCGAGGCGACGACGGCGACGCTGATCGATTGGACGAACCGGCTGCGCGACGAGGCCGCGGGCAACTTCCCCGAAAAGGTCACCGCCTTTCGCCCCGAGATGGCCGTGCACGGTCGCTATGGCCAGCCGTGCCCCGTTTGCGGCGGCCGGGTGCAGCGCATCGTCTACGCGGAGAACGAGACCAACTACTGCCCGCGTTGCCAAACCGGGGGCAAGATGCTCATGGACCGCTCCCTGTCGCGCCTCCTCAAGGACGACTGGCCGAAGACCATCGACGAACTCGAGCAACGCCGCGCCGAGGTGGCGACGTCCGCTCCTACCGCCGCCGAGACGACCGGCGGCGGGCCCGATGCCAAACCGAAGCGGCGAGCGTCATCGCGACGGCGATGA
- a CDS encoding Uma2 family endonuclease, translating into MNSVSVEDVAPDQIRPLLRVEYDRLVAAGAFEGERLELLRGRLVLMSPQHGPHASTVSRLNHCLLAPLEGRAEVRIQLPLSLSDDSEPEPDVAVVPLGDYDNEHPQTALWVIEVADSSLKKDRELKPGIYAQADVPDYWVVNLLDRIIEVHREPAAGVYQTIARYREGDTIAPLAFSDLAIEVSRILPRKAQ; encoded by the coding sequence ATGAACTCTGTTTCCGTCGAAGATGTCGCGCCGGACCAGATTCGTCCCCTGCTTCGGGTCGAGTACGATCGGCTGGTAGCAGCCGGGGCGTTCGAAGGAGAACGCCTCGAATTGCTGCGTGGTAGGCTCGTGCTCATGAGTCCGCAGCATGGGCCGCACGCGTCGACGGTCTCGCGTCTGAACCATTGCCTGTTGGCTCCGCTCGAGGGCCGAGCCGAGGTAAGAATTCAGTTGCCGCTGTCGCTGAGCGATGACTCGGAACCTGAACCGGATGTGGCGGTCGTTCCGCTGGGGGACTACGACAACGAGCACCCGCAAACGGCGCTCTGGGTCATCGAGGTGGCCGACTCCAGTCTGAAAAAGGACCGCGAGCTCAAGCCGGGCATCTACGCGCAGGCCGACGTTCCCGATTATTGGGTCGTGAACCTCCTGGATCGCATCATCGAAGTGCACCGCGAGCCCGCGGCGGGCGTCTACCAGACGATCGCACGTTACCGCGAAGGTGACACCATCGCTCCCCTCGCCTTTTCGGATCTGGCCATCGAGGTTTCGCGCATCCTGCCGCGCAAAGCCCAATAG